From Zingiber officinale cultivar Zhangliang chromosome 5B, Zo_v1.1, whole genome shotgun sequence, the proteins below share one genomic window:
- the LOC121984961 gene encoding cytochrome b5-like: MADSKVYHFDEVAKHNVAKDCWLIIDGKVYDVTPFIDEHPGGDEVLLAVTGMDATNDFEDIGHSSTARDMMAKYYIGEIDPSTVSVKRTYLQPQQAPNPVDKPAGFLIKVLQFLVPLLILGLAFAVRKFTKAD; this comes from the exons ATGGCTGATTCCAAGGTGTATCACTTTGATGAGGTCGCCAAGCACAACGTCGCCAAAGATTGTTGGCTCATCATCGACGGAAAG GTTTATGATGTCACCCCATTTATAGATGAGCATCCGGGAGGTGATGAGGTTTTGCTTGCAGTAACTG GAATGGATGCGACCAACGATTTTGAAGACATTGGCCACAGCTCCACCGCCAGGGATATGATGGCCAAATACTACATCGGCGAGATAGATCCTTCAACGGTTTCAGTGAAGCGCACCTACCTACAGCCTCAGCAAGCGCCCAACCCCGTCGATAAACCGGCCGGCTTCCTGATCAAAGTACTGCAGTTCCTCGTCCCCTTGTTGATCCTGGGCTTAGCATTCGCCGTTCGAAAGTTCACTAAAGCAGATTAG
- the LOC121987616 gene encoding auxin-responsive protein SAUR32-like — MARKQKGEVKRGTPAAKGTVTVMIAEEQQRFAVPLEYLSHPLFAELLEEAAAEYGFSHSGAIAIPCAVDHFRRVLHNIERDLRRRRRRRHPNFTLPITK; from the coding sequence ATGGCGCGGAAGCAGAAGGGGGAGGTGAAGCGGGGAACGCCGGCGGCGAAGGGCACGGTGACGGTGATGATAGCCGAGGAGCAACAGCGGTTCGCGGTACCGCTGGAGTACCTGAGCCACCCTCTGTTCGCGGAGCTCCTGGAGGAGGCCGCGGCGGAGTACGGCTTCAGCCACTCCGGCGCCATCGCCATCCCCTGCGCGGTCGATCACTTCCGCCGCGTCCTCCACAACATCGAGCGagacctccgccgccgccgccgccgccgccacccgAACTTCACTCTGCCCATCACGAAATAA